One Psychrobacillus glaciei genomic region harbors:
- the typA gene encoding translational GTPase TypA gives MTNLRQDLRNIAIIAHVDHGKTTLVDQLLKQSGTFRSNEHVDERAMDSNDIERERGITILAKNTAVDYHGTRINILDTPGHADFGGEVERILKMVDGVLLVVDAYEGCMPQTRFVLKKALEQRLTPIVVVNKVDKDSARPLEVVDEVLELFIELGADEDQLEFPVVYASGVNGTASLDADPANQEEDMKCLFEKVIESIPAPIDNSEEPLQFQVALLDYNDYVGRIGIGRVFRGTIEVGQQVSLMKLDGKVKNYRVTKLFGFFGLKREEIQSAKAGDLIAVSGMEDINVGETVCPTSHQEALVPLRIDEPTLQMTFLTNNSPFVGREGKWITSSKIEERLRSQLETDVSLRVEDTDSPDAWTVSGRGELHLSILIENMRREGFELQVSKPEVIIREIDGKKCEPIERVQIDVPEDSVGSIIESMGTRKGEMVDMVNNGSGQVRLIFMVPARGLIGYTTEFMSLTKGYGIINHTFDSYQPVVSGRVGGRHQGVLVSMETGKSTTYGMMGIEDRGTLFVEPGTDIYEGMIVGENTRDADITVNITKAKQKTNIRSANKDQTNVIKRPRILTLEEAIEFLGDDEYLEITPQSIRLRKKVLEKSERERVTKKKKNAELE, from the coding sequence ATGACAAATTTACGTCAAGATTTAAGAAACATTGCAATTATAGCACACGTTGACCATGGGAAAACGACTTTAGTCGACCAATTATTAAAACAATCGGGAACGTTCCGTTCTAACGAGCACGTTGACGAAAGAGCAATGGACTCGAATGATATCGAACGTGAGCGCGGAATTACTATATTAGCAAAAAATACAGCTGTAGATTATCATGGTACACGTATCAATATCCTTGATACACCTGGACATGCTGACTTCGGTGGAGAAGTTGAACGTATACTAAAAATGGTAGATGGCGTTTTACTAGTTGTTGATGCATATGAAGGTTGTATGCCACAAACGCGTTTCGTTTTGAAAAAAGCGTTAGAACAAAGATTAACACCTATTGTTGTAGTAAACAAAGTAGATAAAGATTCAGCTCGTCCATTAGAAGTAGTAGATGAAGTTTTGGAATTATTTATCGAATTAGGTGCAGACGAAGATCAATTAGAGTTCCCAGTTGTTTATGCTTCTGGTGTTAATGGTACGGCTTCATTAGATGCTGATCCAGCTAACCAAGAAGAAGACATGAAATGTCTATTTGAAAAAGTTATCGAGTCCATCCCTGCACCAATTGATAACTCAGAAGAGCCATTACAATTCCAAGTAGCATTACTTGACTATAATGATTATGTAGGACGTATTGGTATTGGTCGCGTATTCCGCGGAACAATTGAAGTAGGTCAACAAGTTTCTTTAATGAAACTAGATGGTAAAGTTAAAAACTACCGTGTAACTAAATTATTCGGTTTCTTTGGTTTAAAACGTGAAGAAATTCAATCAGCAAAAGCTGGAGATTTAATCGCTGTTTCTGGGATGGAAGATATTAACGTAGGGGAAACAGTTTGTCCTACATCACATCAAGAAGCTTTAGTTCCACTACGAATTGATGAGCCAACATTACAAATGACTTTTTTAACAAACAACTCACCATTCGTTGGTCGTGAAGGTAAATGGATTACTTCAAGTAAAATTGAAGAGCGTCTTCGTTCTCAATTAGAAACAGACGTATCTTTACGTGTTGAAGATACTGATTCACCTGATGCTTGGACTGTTTCAGGTCGCGGAGAGCTTCATTTGTCGATTTTAATCGAAAATATGCGTCGTGAAGGTTTTGAATTACAAGTATCTAAGCCAGAAGTAATTATTCGTGAAATTGATGGCAAAAAATGTGAGCCAATTGAACGCGTTCAAATTGATGTACCAGAAGATAGTGTAGGTTCAATTATTGAATCTATGGGTACTCGTAAAGGCGAAATGGTTGATATGGTAAATAACGGTAGTGGACAAGTTCGTTTAATCTTTATGGTTCCCGCTCGTGGATTAATCGGTTATACAACAGAATTCATGTCCCTTACTAAAGGTTATGGTATTATCAACCATACTTTCGATAGCTACCAACCAGTAGTTTCTGGCCGTGTTGGTGGACGTCACCAAGGTGTTCTTGTTTCTATGGAAACAGGTAAATCAACAACTTACGGTATGATGGGTATTGAAGACCGTGGTACTCTATTCGTTGAACCAGGAACTGATATTTATGAAGGTATGATTGTCGGAGAAAATACTCGTGATGCTGATATCACAGTAAATATTACTAAAGCAAAACAAAAAACAAATATTCGTTCAGCTAACAAAGATCAAACGAACGTGATTAAGAGACCTCGTATTTTAACGCTTGAAGAAGCAATTGAGTTCTTAGGGGATGATGAGTATTTAGAAATTACTCCTCAATCAATCCGTTTACGTAAAAAAGTTCTTGAGAAGAGCGAACGCGAACGAGTAACGAAGAAAAAGAAAAATGCAGAACTTGAATAG
- a CDS encoding YlaH-like family protein gives MEEQQVLDRMSSISRFIYETMPSFDIAGYVLYLVIFLLSVVVYKLGFAKKLRLGQNIVIYAFLLIGCLMLTFLAFFLPVVEGLIVAALILIIYKIRLRLERKQSPTA, from the coding sequence TTGGAGGAACAGCAAGTACTTGATAGAATGTCTAGCATTTCACGTTTTATATACGAGACTATGCCATCATTTGACATAGCAGGTTATGTATTATATTTAGTTATTTTCTTGCTATCCGTGGTTGTTTACAAACTTGGATTTGCGAAAAAATTACGTTTAGGACAAAACATAGTTATTTATGCATTTTTGTTGATAGGTTGTTTAATGTTGACGTTTTTAGCTTTTTTCCTTCCAGTTGTCGAAGGACTAATTGTAGCTGCATTAATCCTTATCATATACAAAATTCGTTTACGACTTGAAAGAAAACAAAGTCCAACTGCATAA
- a CDS encoding YlaI family protein: MKVQCAICDRIDELSNDLPLAKKLRNRPIHTYMCQICHDRIEVKTKARLATGKFIFYKSSKLIENEF, encoded by the coding sequence ATGAAGGTACAATGTGCCATTTGCGATCGAATTGATGAACTTTCCAATGATTTGCCACTAGCAAAAAAGTTGAGAAACCGCCCTATTCACACTTATATGTGCCAAATATGTCACGATCGAATAGAAGTAAAAACAAAAGCTCGATTGGCAACCGGTAAGTTCATTTTCTATAAAAGCTCTAAACTTATTGAAAATGAATTTTAA
- a CDS encoding peptidyl-prolyl cis-trans isomerase: MESIIPIKGAVKFNITLDPTVWIFDDRRIDLDDFFSGSYEYKDELEEYTKVTSAHWSREIIEGATFPPTLQTEKKYERTKVLTSTFGVELKQFILNAEPLQGATTLIIKTSEGDYSFSLDELDSLLLKFSHKGKPLREDGPVHILKKDGSNINDPIKHVTAFHIE; the protein is encoded by the coding sequence TTGGAATCCATTATTCCCATTAAAGGTGCAGTTAAATTCAATATTACTTTAGATCCTACAGTATGGATTTTTGATGACCGAAGAATCGACTTGGATGACTTTTTTTCTGGTAGTTATGAATACAAAGATGAGTTAGAGGAATATACAAAAGTTACATCTGCTCATTGGTCACGTGAAATAATAGAAGGTGCTACATTCCCTCCTACTTTACAAACCGAAAAAAAATATGAACGTACTAAAGTATTAACAAGTACTTTTGGAGTTGAGTTGAAACAATTCATATTAAATGCTGAGCCATTACAGGGTGCAACTACACTCATTATTAAAACTTCAGAAGGGGACTATTCATTTTCTTTAGATGAACTAGACTCATTATTATTAAAGTTCAGTCATAAAGGAAAACCACTTCGTGAAGATGGTCCTGTTCATATTCTAAAAAAAGACGGATCAAATATTAATGATCCAATAAAACATGTTACAGCATTCCACATAGAATAG
- a CDS encoding YlaN family protein — MDTNIQLSYQDKAVELLKRDAEKIAQLIKVQMDNLTMPQCPLYEEVLDTQMFGLSREIDFAVKLGLLEKSEGREIMASLEKELSILHEIHTEK, encoded by the coding sequence ATGGATACTAATATACAACTTTCGTATCAAGACAAAGCAGTAGAACTTTTAAAAAGAGATGCTGAAAAGATTGCGCAGCTTATAAAAGTGCAGATGGATAATTTAACTATGCCTCAATGTCCTCTATACGAAGAAGTTCTAGACACTCAAATGTTTGGTTTGTCACGTGAAATTGATTTTGCGGTAAAGCTTGGACTTTTAGAGAAAAGTGAAGGAAGAGAAATTATGGCTTCACTTGAAAAAGAGTTATCAATTTTACATGAGATCCATACAGAAAAATAA
- a CDS encoding FtsW/RodA/SpoVE family cell cycle protein: MIPYIKRYLKNFDYPLFFVYLVLCLFGLVMIYSASYGWSVLNYGWEPDYFFKKQRLNLLLCIPAFLLTAFFPYKHYKNKAMMQFMLLIMFTLLFLVHIIGTGGESGSQSWIHLGFGNLQPSEVAKIIIVLYFAGIFAKKHENGTLDKLNESVGPPLIVLFFVFVSVMLETDVGNTMIIGFVAISVIAASGIKFKSFAKFIGLIGVVLTVGFFVIYMMKDQFITEKRLGRLEAFFHPFDYEQGYGYQIVNGYIAIGAGGLKGLGLGNSNQKFGYLPEPHTDFIMAIIAEELGLIGVLVVLCGLFFLVFKAIMIAISTKDPQARMIAAGIGSIIGFQTFVNLGGMLGIIPLTGVPLPFISYGGTSVILLSAAIGILMNVSMFTKYEKTKG; this comes from the coding sequence ATGATTCCGTATATAAAACGATATTTAAAAAACTTTGATTACCCCTTATTTTTTGTTTATTTAGTCCTGTGTTTGTTTGGACTTGTGATGATTTATAGTGCTAGTTATGGCTGGTCAGTTCTTAATTATGGCTGGGAGCCAGATTATTTTTTCAAAAAGCAACGACTAAATTTATTGCTATGTATACCCGCATTCTTGTTAACTGCTTTTTTCCCATATAAGCATTATAAAAATAAAGCCATGATGCAATTTATGCTTCTTATCATGTTTACTCTTTTATTTTTAGTGCATATTATTGGAACCGGAGGAGAAAGTGGTTCCCAAAGTTGGATTCATTTAGGTTTTGGAAACTTACAACCTTCAGAAGTTGCAAAGATTATTATTGTTTTATATTTTGCTGGAATATTTGCGAAAAAACATGAAAATGGAACGTTAGATAAGTTAAATGAATCAGTTGGCCCACCACTAATAGTGCTGTTTTTTGTATTTGTTTCGGTTATGTTAGAAACCGATGTTGGGAATACAATGATCATTGGTTTTGTTGCAATTTCTGTTATTGCAGCTAGTGGAATAAAATTCAAATCATTTGCAAAATTTATTGGATTAATTGGTGTTGTTTTAACCGTTGGATTCTTTGTGATTTATATGATGAAAGACCAATTCATTACTGAGAAACGACTTGGACGATTAGAAGCGTTCTTCCATCCTTTCGATTACGAACAAGGTTACGGTTATCAAATTGTAAATGGGTATATTGCAATCGGAGCAGGTGGTTTAAAAGGGCTTGGATTAGGCAATTCTAATCAAAAATTTGGTTATCTTCCTGAACCACATACAGATTTTATCATGGCCATTATTGCGGAAGAACTGGGTTTAATAGGTGTTCTAGTTGTACTTTGTGGACTGTTTTTCCTTGTATTTAAAGCGATCATGATTGCTATATCTACAAAAGATCCCCAAGCCCGAATGATTGCTGCGGGGATTGGTAGTATTATCGGGTTTCAAACGTTTGTTAACTTAGGTGGCATGTTGGGAATAATCCCACTTACCGGTGTTCCGCTCCCATTCATTAGTTATGGAGGAACATCCGTTATATTATTATCTGCTGCAATCGGTATATTGATGAATGTATCTATGTTTACAAAGTACGAGAAAACCAAGGGATAA
- the pyc gene encoding pyruvate carboxylase — protein MDKINKIVVANRGEIAIRIFRACTELNLRTVAIYSREDSGSFHRFKSDESYLVGEGKKPIDAYLDMEDIIRIAKESKADAIHPGYGFLAENVDFARRCEQEGIIFIGPTSEHLDMFGDKVKARKQAVNAGIPVIPGSNGPVVSIEEIQAFGKIHGYPLIIKASLGGGGRGMRVVLSEEELESAYERAKSEAKAAFGSDEVYVEKFIDQPKHIEVQILGDTLGNLIHLYERDCSIQRRHQKVVEIAPSNSLSPALRDEICQAAVQLMNNVSYINAGTVEFLVTNDKFYFIEVNPRIQVEHTITEMITGVDIVHAQIKIASGLALNSDEMGIPNQENIPLFGFAIQSRVTTEDPLNSFMPDTGKLMVYRSGGGFGVRLDAGNGFQGAVITPYYDSLLVKVSTWGMSFGEAAAKMVRNLQEFRIRGIKTNIPFLENVVKHPSFLSGHFNTSFIDTTPELFLFPNRKDRGTKILNYIGNVTVNGFPGIEQKSKPIFSSVRKPKMDNSIPPTSGTKQILEQQGVQGVIKWVKEQQGVLLTDTTFRDAHQSLLATRVRSHDMFQIAKESASGMHNLFSYEMWGGATFDVAYRFLKENPWDRLLKMRKMIPNVLFQMLFRGANAVGYKNYPDNVIREFIQESAEAGIDVFRIFDSLNWIKGMEVAIDATRQSGKIAEAAICYTGDILDDSRSKYTVKYYKDMAKELEASGAHILAIKDMAGLLKPEAAYRLISEIKSVTDLPIHLHSHDTSGNGIYMYAKAIEAGVDIVDTALGAMAGLTSQPSASTLSYAMNGGSREVIGDVRAFEKISYYWEDVRKYYKDFESGMISPHTEIYVHEMPGGQYSNLQQQAKGVGLGERWEEVKEMYSRVNLLFGDVVKVTPSSKVVGDMALFMVQNNLDEISVITRGKTIDFPDSVIEFFEGYIGQPYGGFPKELQKVILKNRQAITVRPGELLEPVDFQVMREDLFNKLGRPVTSQEILAYTLYPKVFDEYSAMENNFGDVSVLDTPTFFYGMRLGEEIEIGKTLIIKLVSISEPMSDGNRIIYFELNGQPREISIQDMTIEVSHLSKSKAEVANEQHIGATMPGTVLKVAVSIGSKVKRGQHLLITEAMKMETTVQAPFNGVIKEIHVVAGEAIATGDLLIEIGKE, from the coding sequence TTGGATAAAATTAATAAAATAGTAGTTGCGAACAGAGGAGAAATAGCAATTCGAATATTTCGAGCTTGTACGGAATTGAATCTTCGAACTGTAGCCATTTATTCAAGAGAAGATAGTGGATCCTTCCATCGTTTTAAATCAGATGAATCTTATTTGGTTGGAGAAGGGAAAAAGCCCATTGATGCTTATTTGGATATGGAAGATATTATTCGGATTGCGAAAGAAAGTAAAGCAGACGCAATCCACCCTGGATATGGTTTTTTAGCAGAAAACGTAGATTTTGCAAGACGTTGTGAACAAGAAGGAATTATTTTCATCGGACCGACTTCCGAGCATTTAGATATGTTTGGTGACAAAGTTAAGGCACGTAAACAGGCGGTCAATGCTGGAATCCCTGTTATTCCCGGTAGTAATGGACCAGTAGTAAGTATTGAAGAGATACAGGCATTTGGTAAAATACACGGTTATCCGCTTATTATTAAAGCCTCTCTAGGTGGCGGTGGACGGGGAATGCGCGTTGTTCTTTCTGAAGAGGAACTTGAAAGCGCCTACGAACGTGCTAAATCGGAAGCCAAGGCGGCTTTTGGATCAGATGAAGTTTATGTAGAGAAATTTATTGATCAACCAAAACATATAGAAGTTCAAATCCTTGGAGATACATTGGGTAACTTAATTCATCTGTATGAACGTGATTGTTCAATCCAAAGAAGACATCAAAAGGTGGTAGAAATAGCACCGTCTAATTCTTTAAGTCCAGCACTTCGAGATGAAATTTGCCAGGCTGCAGTTCAGTTAATGAATAATGTATCTTACATAAATGCAGGCACTGTTGAGTTCTTAGTGACGAATGATAAGTTTTACTTTATCGAAGTAAATCCCCGAATACAGGTGGAACATACGATAACAGAAATGATTACTGGTGTTGATATCGTCCATGCACAAATTAAAATTGCGAGTGGTTTAGCGTTAAATAGTGATGAAATGGGAATTCCGAATCAAGAAAATATTCCACTTTTTGGTTTTGCTATTCAGTCTCGTGTAACAACTGAAGATCCGTTAAATAGTTTCATGCCTGATACAGGAAAACTAATGGTATATCGCTCTGGTGGAGGATTTGGCGTACGTTTAGATGCTGGGAATGGATTCCAAGGTGCCGTTATTACGCCGTATTATGATTCTTTATTAGTTAAAGTTTCTACATGGGGTATGTCTTTTGGCGAAGCTGCAGCTAAAATGGTCAGAAATTTGCAGGAATTCAGAATAAGGGGGATTAAAACAAATATCCCTTTTTTGGAGAATGTAGTGAAGCACCCAAGTTTTTTATCAGGACATTTTAATACTAGTTTTATTGATACCACTCCAGAGTTATTTTTATTCCCAAATAGAAAAGATCGTGGAACAAAAATATTAAATTATATTGGGAATGTTACAGTAAATGGTTTTCCTGGAATAGAGCAAAAATCTAAACCCATTTTTAGTTCTGTTAGAAAACCAAAGATGGATAATTCCATTCCTCCGACATCTGGCACTAAACAAATTCTAGAACAACAAGGTGTACAAGGTGTCATCAAGTGGGTGAAGGAACAACAAGGTGTGTTATTAACAGATACAACATTTAGAGACGCGCATCAATCGCTTCTTGCAACGAGAGTTCGTTCACATGATATGTTTCAAATTGCGAAAGAATCGGCTAGTGGGATGCATAATTTATTCTCTTATGAAATGTGGGGTGGAGCTACATTTGACGTAGCCTACCGATTCTTAAAAGAAAATCCTTGGGATCGTTTATTAAAAATGAGAAAAATGATTCCAAACGTTCTTTTTCAAATGCTATTTCGAGGAGCAAATGCAGTAGGCTATAAAAACTATCCCGATAATGTAATTCGTGAATTTATTCAGGAATCGGCGGAAGCGGGTATTGATGTATTCCGTATTTTTGATAGTTTGAACTGGATTAAAGGAATGGAAGTGGCAATTGATGCTACCAGACAATCGGGTAAGATTGCCGAAGCAGCTATATGTTACACAGGAGACATTTTAGATGACTCTCGCTCGAAGTATACGGTTAAGTACTACAAAGATATGGCAAAAGAATTAGAGGCTTCTGGGGCTCATATTTTGGCGATTAAAGATATGGCTGGATTACTGAAGCCGGAAGCTGCTTATCGTCTAATAAGCGAAATTAAAAGCGTGACAGACTTACCTATACACTTACACTCTCATGATACTAGTGGTAATGGCATTTATATGTACGCAAAAGCTATTGAAGCAGGTGTAGACATCGTCGATACTGCTTTAGGTGCAATGGCAGGTTTAACTTCTCAACCTAGCGCAAGTACTTTAAGTTATGCGATGAATGGAGGAAGTAGAGAAGTAATAGGGGATGTACGTGCATTTGAAAAAATCTCCTACTATTGGGAAGATGTTCGTAAATACTATAAAGACTTTGAAAGTGGCATGATTAGCCCCCATACAGAGATTTATGTGCATGAAATGCCTGGTGGACAGTATAGCAATCTTCAACAACAAGCAAAAGGAGTAGGTTTAGGAGAGCGTTGGGAAGAAGTAAAAGAAATGTATTCCCGTGTAAATTTACTATTTGGTGATGTAGTAAAAGTCACACCTTCCTCTAAGGTAGTTGGAGATATGGCGCTATTCATGGTACAAAACAATTTAGATGAAATTTCAGTGATTACGAGAGGGAAAACTATCGACTTCCCAGACTCGGTTATCGAGTTTTTTGAAGGATATATTGGTCAACCGTACGGTGGTTTTCCAAAAGAGCTTCAAAAAGTGATTTTAAAAAATCGCCAAGCGATTACCGTTAGACCCGGAGAATTGCTTGAACCAGTAGATTTTCAAGTGATGAGAGAAGACTTATTCAATAAATTAGGGCGTCCAGTTACGAGTCAGGAGATTTTAGCTTATACGTTATATCCTAAAGTATTTGATGAATATTCTGCGATGGAAAATAATTTTGGGGATGTTTCTGTTCTTGACACTCCAACATTCTTTTATGGAATGAGGCTCGGTGAAGAAATAGAAATAGGGAAGACATTAATTATTAAATTAGTTTCTATAAGTGAACCAATGAGCGATGGAAATCGAATTATTTATTTTGAATTGAATGGACAACCACGTGAAATATCAATTCAAGATATGACAATTGAAGTGAGTCATCTATCTAAATCCAAAGCTGAAGTGGCAAATGAGCAACATATAGGTGCCACAATGCCTGGCACTGTTCTCAAAGTTGCTGTATCTATCGGAAGTAAAGTAAAAAGGGGACAGCATTTACTTATTACAGAGGCAATGAAAATGGAAACGACTGTACAAGCTCCATTTAATGGAGTGATAAAAGAGATTCATGTAGTTGCAGGAGAAGCAATAGCCACTGGAGATCTTTTAATTGAAATAGGAAAAGAATAA
- a CDS encoding COX15/CtaA family protein has product MHIHKILKWLAVASTVGMLLILLGGALVTKTDSGMGCGRHWPGCNGQLIPDKITTEVLIEFSHRVVTGAVGILIVALAIWAWRALGHVRETKFLSIMAVFFLVLQALIGAAQVKWGQGDFILALHFGISLISFAAVLLLTLLIFEVDRKFDTDKIRIGKTLKFHTIGVTLYSYIVVYSGALVRHTKSSLVCKDWPLCRNDEFSLPTNLYEWVQMGHRAAAGLIIIWIIIIAIHAFRNYKEQRAIYWGWITALILVLCQACTGMLIVFTKLNLYIALLHSLFVSLLFGLLCYMVLLLSRSRLKI; this is encoded by the coding sequence TTGCACATTCATAAAATTTTAAAATGGTTAGCTGTAGCTTCTACTGTTGGAATGCTTCTCATTCTTTTAGGAGGAGCGCTTGTTACGAAAACCGACAGCGGGATGGGTTGTGGAAGACATTGGCCTGGCTGTAATGGGCAACTTATACCAGATAAGATAACAACTGAAGTACTAATTGAATTTTCACATCGGGTAGTTACAGGTGCTGTTGGAATACTAATTGTAGCTTTAGCCATTTGGGCATGGCGTGCACTTGGACATGTTCGTGAAACAAAGTTTTTATCAATTATGGCTGTTTTTTTCTTAGTACTACAAGCTTTAATCGGTGCAGCACAAGTAAAATGGGGACAAGGCGATTTTATACTCGCATTGCATTTTGGAATTTCTCTCATTTCTTTTGCAGCCGTCTTATTACTCACACTACTCATTTTTGAAGTAGATAGAAAATTTGACACGGATAAAATTAGAATAGGTAAAACATTAAAGTTTCATACAATTGGAGTTACACTTTATTCCTATATAGTAGTATATTCGGGTGCTCTTGTTCGTCATACAAAATCTAGCCTGGTTTGTAAAGACTGGCCCCTGTGTAGAAATGATGAGTTTTCATTGCCTACAAACTTATATGAGTGGGTACAAATGGGGCATCGAGCGGCTGCTGGGTTGATTATTATTTGGATAATTATTATTGCCATTCATGCTTTTAGAAACTATAAAGAACAGCGAGCAATTTATTGGGGTTGGATTACCGCTTTAATTCTTGTTCTCTGCCAAGCTTGCACTGGTATGTTAATAGTATTTACTAAACTAAATTTGTATATTGCGTTGTTGCATTCTTTATTTGTTTCATTACTATTTGGTTTGTTATGTTATATGGTTCTGTTATTATCCCGAAGTCGATTGAAGATATAA